The genomic region GGGCACCAGCCTTCGCCCACGCCCTGGCCTGTGCCGCCGACTATCTACCCGGCTCCTACCACCGCGCCCTGAACACGATGGACCGACAAATCGAGGCCGATGCCGCGCGCCGTCTCGACGCCGCACACCGCCGGATCGATGCCGGACGCCTGACGCAGCTCGCCGAGTTCGACACCATCCGGGGCCTCGCCGGTTACGGTGCCTACCTCCTACGCCGTAACTCCGGTAGCCCCACGATGCGTTCTGTCCTCGACTACTGCGTACGCCTCACCGAACCGATCAACCATCACGGCGAGACCCTGCCGGGCTGGTGGACGGAGACGGACCCCTCGGGCATCCCGGACGACGCTCGTTTCCCCGGCGGGCACGCCAACACCGGCATGGCGCACGGTGTCGGCGGCGTGCTCGCGATCCTCGCCCTCGCCGCCCGCGACGGCACTCTCGTCGAAGGACACCACTCAGCGGTGCGCACCATCCTGGCCTGGTTGGACCGTTGGCAGGAGGAGACCGGTCACGGGCCGACCTGGCCGTACTGGGTCACTCGAAGCGAGCTGCGTACCGGTCACCTCGCCCCGTCCGCGCCCCGGCGGCCCTCCTGGTGCTACGGCACTGCCGGCCTCGCCCGCGCCCAGCAACTTGCCGCGCTCGCCGTCGGCGACACCGGCCGCCAGATCGACGCGGAGAAGGCGCTCGTGGCCGCCGTCACCGATCCCGACCAGCTGGAAGCCACGACGGACAACGGTCTGTGCCACGGCTTCGTCGGCCTCGCCCACGTCGCCGCTCGTACGGCCGACGACGCCCACCCCTCGACCGTGGGCCAACTCCGCGCCGCGATCCCGGCACTCCTGGCTGCGGTCCACCCACCAGGCACCGACCCCGAAGGTGCCGCCATGGCGCTCATTCGAGACGAGGAGCGGGGCCCAGGCCTGCTCGACGGCGCGGCCGGTGTCGCTCTGTCCCTAATCGCGCCCAGCACCGCCGCACCGCCCCGGTCCGCCTGGGACACCTGCCTGCTCATCGCCTGATCCGCCGACCGAAGGAACCCCCTCATGCCCCCTGACCGCTGGCAGCAGCACAACATCACCTTCGTCGACCGCGAGAGCGCCCGGCGCGTCATCGTCGAACGCCTCGGCCCCGCCCTGATCGCGGCCGAGGCCGACGGGCAGCTCGCTGGCTGGTGGTTCATGAACAAGCAGCCCTGGCCGCTGCGTTACCTCGCCGACCAGCCCTCACCGGCCCTGGAGACGTTGCTGAGCGATCTCATCGGTGACGGTGAAGCCGTGTCGTGGTTGCCCGGCGTCTACGAGCCCGAGGTCGAAACCTTCGGCGGCCCGGAGGCCATGGACGCCGCCCACGAACTGTTCCACAGCGACTCCCGCCATCTACTTGCCTACCGGCCGAACCCGGAGCACCTGGGACGCCGGGAGAGCGCCGTTCTGCTGGCGAGCGCCATGATGCGCGGCGCCGGACTGGACTGGTTCGAGCAGGGCGACGTATGGGCGAAGGTCGCTGCCCTGCGGCCGGCCCCCACCCCGCTACCGCCCGAACGAGCCGCCGAACTCGCCCCAGTGACACGGACGTTGATGACCGCCGATGCCCACGGCCTCTGCCGCCCGGACGGCCCGCTTCACGGGCATGACGAGTGGGTGGCCGCCTTCGAACGGGCGGGAGCCACGCTCGCTGACCTCGCAGGCCGTGGCGCCCTCAGTCGCGGCCTGCGAGCCGTCATCGCCCACCACGTGATCTTCCACGCCAACCGCGCCGGTCTCCTCCAGGACGACCAGAGCGCCCTGTCCCACATCGCACGAGAGGTAGTCATGGGAACGAGTGACAACACCGCGTCGCCCGACGAGGCAACGGCCGACGCCGATAGCGTCGACGCGGTGAACACCGACACAACCACCACCGCCACCGCCACGGCGGACGCCGAGCGCCTCCGCAACGCCCTGGTCGACCAGCTTCGTGCGGACGGGCACGCCCGCACACCCGCCGTCGAGACCGCGTTGCGGACAGTGCCCCGCCACGTGTTCGTGCCCGAAGCGTCACTCGAAGACGCGTACGCCAACGCACCGGTGCACATCAAGTACGACACCGACGGCACGTCGATCTCCTGCGCTTCCCAGCCGGGCGTCGTCGCACTCATGCTGGACCAGCTTGACGTCCGGCCCGGCGGGCGCATCCTCGAACTCGGCGCCGGTACCGGCTACAACGCCGGTCTCCTCGCCCAACTGGTCGGCGAGAGCGGACACGTGACCACCCTCGACGTCGACGACGACCTCGTGGAAGGTGCCAGCGCCAACCTCGCCGCCGCCGGTATCACCAACGTCGAGGCCGTGACCCGCGATGGGGCTGTCGGCTACGTCGAAGGCGCACCGTACAACCGGATCATCGCCACCGTGGGCGCGCACGGCGTGCCGCACGCCTGGCTGCAACAGCTCGCCCCTGGCGGCCGACTGCTCGTCCCCCAGCGCCTCAAAGGCACCGTCTCCCGCTCCATCGCGTACGAGCAGCGCGACGGGCGATGGGTGTCCCTCGGCAGCGAGATGAACACCTTCATGCCGCTGCGGCGGGGCATCGCCGACGACGAGCGCCGAGTCGTCCCGCTCAGCTCGGACGGCACCGTACGACTCCAGGCCCCCGCCGGGCAGTACATCGATGCCCACGCCCTCGCTGGTGTCTTGGACCAGCCGCGCACCGAGGAGTGGACCGGCATGACGGTCCAGGCCATGGAGTCGCCGGAGTGGATGGAACTGTTCCTCACCTGCTCCCTCCCCTCCGGCCTGATCCGGATGCTGTTCCCCCAGAGCGCCAAGGGCGGTCTGCTCACGGCCGACCCCTACCCTTCATCGAGCGCGGCCGTAGACAAGGGCGCCGTCACCTACCTGGCACGGCGCCCGTCGGCGGAGAAGACCCCCGAGGGCGGCAAGCTCTGGGAGTTCGGCGTCATCGGCCACGGCCCCGGCAGCGACGAGTTGGCCGCGAAGGTCGCCGACGCGATCCGCACCTGGGACCGGGAGTACCGCGACGGCGAGGCCACGTTCGAGATCCAGCCCCTCGACGCCCCCGCCATCGAGCCGCGCCCAAGCCTCTTCGCTCTCGACACCCCACTGAACCGCATCGTCGTCGACTGGCGATGACGGCCGACGTGTAGCGGACGGTGCCCGTCGGCGTACGGCTGGCGGGCGTCGTCGCCTCAGCAGTTCTCGATCAGGCCAGGGGGACTCATGGACCCGCACGGACCCATAGCCCAGCGCTTCCCGCTCGTCGCCCGATTCCGGCCCGCCTGCCTGCCCCTGCCTGAGCGCATACGCGCGCTCGCCGACCTCGCCGACACCGCAATGAAGAAAACCGACCCAGGGCTCGCATCGGCCGTCTACAACCAGGCCGCGCTCATCGCCTCAGACCTCGGACTCCCCGCCCTCGCACGCGAGATGTGCCACCAGCACGCCGCCGCCTACCTCCACGCCTGCCCCCTGCCCGCCATGAGCGCGATCCGAGGGCTGGAACCGGTCGTCAACCTCGCCCGCCTCCAGATCCGCGCCGGCCACGGAGACGAGGGCCGTCGGCGACTCCTCAACCTGTACGAGGCCGTCGAGGCTGCCACAGCTGCTCGGTTCGAGGACATTGCGGTACCGGCGGACCTCACTGAGACCGACGAGGACCGCCACGAGGTCCGCGCGTGGCTGTGGCGCGTACTCCTCGCTGACGGTACGCGCACCCTCACCACGGAGGGACGTTGGGCCGAGGCCCTGACACACATCGAAGCTCATCACGGCGTAGGCAAACGGATGCTCGACGGGCGCCAAGTCGCCGTACTCGCCGCCCTCGTCACGGGTGATACGGCACAAGCCACTGCTCTCCTCGTCGACACCATGCCCGGCGATCCGTGGGAGCAAGCCGTCACGGCATGCCTGACCGTTCTGAGCCGCCGCGATGCCGGGCAGCCGGTTGGTGGCCGGCTGGCGGACCTGGTGACGACGTACTCCGAGTGGAAGACCGAACCCGGGATGACCGTCTTCGACATCCGACTCGGACTCACCGTTCTCGACGCGATCGGTTCCGCCGAGGCGCCCGCCGCGCACCGCATCGTCGAGGAACTGCACCGCAGGACGACGGAGGCCGAAGACGGCTACGCGGCCCGCGAGAATCTGGTGCATCCTCTGTTCACCGCGATCGCCACGGCCGGGCAGGCACAGGACTGCCGCGCACTGGTGCGTGCCTGCGCCCTTCGGGCAGGGACCATCCCGGACAGACTGCAAGCAGACCTGACGGCGGCTCTGCGTGCCGGCGACAGCGTGATCAGGGAAAGCCTTCCCGGCCCGTTCACCGCGCCACAGTCGCGAGCACATCGTTGCCCAGGCGTTGGATGACATCCGTGGCGAGGCGGTGGCGTACCAGTTTGCCGTCTCGGGTGGAGCGGACCAGGCCCGCGTCGCGCAGGGTGCGCAGGGTGCGGGAGACCTGGGGTTCGCTGGAGCCGAGGCGGGCGGCGAGTTCCGAGGTGGTGATGGGCTCGCCCAGCAGGTGACGGCACAGCTCCATCCGGGCGGGCGAGGTCAGCGCCATCAGCCGGTGGTGCAGGTCGCGCAGGGTCAGCTGGC from Streptomyces sp. NBC_00878 harbors:
- a CDS encoding lanthionine synthetase C family protein → MTAHRGLGLVDAIASQLAHPGKAFLGPRVASSRRQHLAYGPPGIALLHIELAANGLGPWQRAHDWLAAASREPFTSGPDSHPFYGAPAFAHALACAADYLPGSYHRALNTMDRQIEADAARRLDAAHRRIDAGRLTQLAEFDTIRGLAGYGAYLLRRNSGSPTMRSVLDYCVRLTEPINHHGETLPGWWTETDPSGIPDDARFPGGHANTGMAHGVGGVLAILALAARDGTLVEGHHSAVRTILAWLDRWQEETGHGPTWPYWVTRSELRTGHLAPSAPRRPSWCYGTAGLARAQQLAALAVGDTGRQIDAEKALVAAVTDPDQLEATTDNGLCHGFVGLAHVAARTADDAHPSTVGQLRAAIPALLAAVHPPGTDPEGAAMALIRDEERGPGLLDGAAGVALSLIAPSTAAPPRSAWDTCLLIA
- the fxlM gene encoding methyltransferase, FxLD system encodes the protein MPPDRWQQHNITFVDRESARRVIVERLGPALIAAEADGQLAGWWFMNKQPWPLRYLADQPSPALETLLSDLIGDGEAVSWLPGVYEPEVETFGGPEAMDAAHELFHSDSRHLLAYRPNPEHLGRRESAVLLASAMMRGAGLDWFEQGDVWAKVAALRPAPTPLPPERAAELAPVTRTLMTADAHGLCRPDGPLHGHDEWVAAFERAGATLADLAGRGALSRGLRAVIAHHVIFHANRAGLLQDDQSALSHIAREVVMGTSDNTASPDEATADADSVDAVNTDTTTTATATADAERLRNALVDQLRADGHARTPAVETALRTVPRHVFVPEASLEDAYANAPVHIKYDTDGTSISCASQPGVVALMLDQLDVRPGGRILELGAGTGYNAGLLAQLVGESGHVTTLDVDDDLVEGASANLAAAGITNVEAVTRDGAVGYVEGAPYNRIIATVGAHGVPHAWLQQLAPGGRLLVPQRLKGTVSRSIAYEQRDGRWVSLGSEMNTFMPLRRGIADDERRVVPLSSDGTVRLQAPAGQYIDAHALAGVLDQPRTEEWTGMTVQAMESPEWMELFLTCSLPSGLIRMLFPQSAKGGLLTADPYPSSSAAVDKGAVTYLARRPSAEKTPEGGKLWEFGVIGHGPGSDELAAKVADAIRTWDREYRDGEATFEIQPLDAPAIEPRPSLFALDTPLNRIVVDWR